The Helicoverpa zea isolate HzStark_Cry1AcR chromosome 4, ilHelZeax1.1, whole genome shotgun sequence genome segment attaaatgtttctaAGGTCCTAGCTATTCTGTACTTTTTTTGAAAACGGTAAAGAAATATTGCagaaacattaaatataaataattgccAAGAATACTTATTTTTACGTACCTTGCTATAAGCAATCCTTATTTGTCTAATTATTCCGCCAATCACACTTACTGaatttaccaaaatattaatactaataaaaaaCTATTGATAAAAACTAAACCAACAATAATAATCAAACATTAAAATGTCAAAGAGAAATGTTTTGGCACATAGAAAAATAAGAAGAGCATAATAAAGGGATGAGTTTTCACCGCAGAATATAATAGCACGGAACATAAAATTATGAGCAACATTTTTAAAACATGCAAAGTTGGATAATCACAAATAATGTTTACGCGGCACTTGTATGCACTACACGTTGCACTCAATGAATACAGTATTTTTGTTAACGTaacttaatatataaaaataaatgaaagtcaAGGTTTGTATCAGTCGGAGCGTTATCAATGACTACCGATTGTTCGCCGGCGCTTGACATAAATGATGACCTGTagaacaaataaatatcttttgtcTGCACATTAATTACTGACCGTAGATGTCCTGTGCTTAGCATTTGAATTGCAAAAACTTGAACgtgttttgaataaaatgagATTTAAGAAGAGGTACTTAAGGTACAATTTACATGTGGTAGTGTTTACCTAttagtgtaattttaatttactgtaGGTGTTTTTTCATATACAACAATGAATATGCAGTAGTCTTTTTTTCCCTATTAAGACTAATTACTTGGTATATTTAAATTCTAGCACCTTCCAGTATTAAAATAGCTCATTTTATGCCAGTAGATAGGTACTTCATTTAATTCTTCCAAAAAGAGAATGAAAAaacgttaattaaattaactcaAAGTTAGTAATAATTTCAAGTTAACACAAAGACtggagttttaaataaaaagagcagattaaattaaattaaggtcAATTTTGACTAATATTAAAGAGTAAATCATGATTATATTTTGGCAGCTATTGTTTAAGTAGTTACTTAATTTATGATAGTGAAGATATCGTATCATTGTTTTCATTAAGTAGGTCCCACATTCTCACCAACAAGAATGATGGAAATTAGAATGCCCCTTAAACAATCAACATCGTACTATCTTTATTTGTTATCGTTGGCTTTTATATCCTTTATCGTTGGTTCTCAACTTTTGTCTTATCCATTCCAGTGTGCTGGTAAGCGCGAACCCGAGAAGGAGCAAGAAGCCCAGCAATGGATCGAAGCAGTGATCGGCGAGAGGTTCCCCAACATGCCTTACGAACTGGCTCTTCGCGACGGTATCATCCTGTGCAAGCTAATGAACCGTCTACAGCCTGGCATCATCACCAAAGTCAACGTTTCTGGTGGGGACTACAAGTACATGGACAATATTAACCAGTGAGTATTTAAGAAGTTCACATAAATGGTTTGAATGAGAGCTCTTTATTGGAAAACCAGTGTTCCGTGGGACCTACTGGCCGTATCGGAATAAAACGTACCTAGGGAACAGctatagctttccaacagtgaaagaatttttcaaatttgtTCAGTAGTCCCGGAGCCTTTTAGagtacaaaaaaacaagaaaatgtttcttcttttttattatgtaagatACAAAGCTAACTGTATCCATACTTATTGTGTGTATGACACATCAGGATATGAACTTGTAACTTGcttttaggttttattttatttccattctACTGGCTTCCTGCTTTAATATCAAAATCGAAATTGAAGGTTTACTACTTACACGGAAAAAATATCTCGTTCAAAACTTTTAGTTAGCCTTCAAACTTTTCCGTTACCATTcacatgttttgtttgtttatcttaAACAACTTTTCTGTGCAATTTTCCTTCGATAGTAATAAAAGACTTTCCTGCAATAACATAATGTCATTGTTTACAGGTTCCAAAAAGCGTGTGTAAAGTACGGAGTACCTGATGTGGACCTCTTCCAAACAACAGACCTTTGGGACCAGAAGAATATCGCTCTCGTCACACAAACCATCTTCGCTCTTGGCAGGACGGTAGGTTCCAACTTTGTTCTAGTCagtagcttccgccagcggtgtTTACCCTCGTAACGTGAGGACTAGtctgcgcacccggataaaatgaaGCCTTTAGCCTTCCTTGAtacatgggctatctaacagaGAATGAGTTTTGAAGTTCTAGAGATTAGGGCGTTCAGACAAtatctttagctttataaaacCTTACCTAGGTTTTATTAACTAAAAGATAGGAACGATACCTTATTTCAAATACCAGACAtccaatttacatattttttggtaaaaaaccAACAGACAAGGTTACattaataattcatatttaattttcaggCATACAAACACCCGGAATGGCGCGGCCCCTACCTAGGACCCAGGCCTGCTGAAGAGAACCGACGTGACTTCAGCGAAGATGTGCTCCGTGCTGGCAATGCTGTGATCGGTCTTCAAGCTGGCACCAACAAGTTGGCCAATCAATCCGGCCAGAACTTTGGCGCGTCTCGCAAAATCATCCTTGGCAAGTGAAGTACTAGGCTGCCAGAAATCAAAGATGGTATTTTCGCAACAGtacttaattgtttatttatttgtggaaTTTGTCACTTtggtttattattaattttttttaatgtagaataagtttataatatatggtattttggtttagtttaaatatctatgtatgtattgaTTGCCTAATTTTTGTAGTTTCTTGTCCCAAAATTGTTTGTAGAATTAATGTGATCCTAAAGATTGTTATACAAACGTTTACCTAcgtgttattataattttcaattttgttaaaaGCCAAAATAATGAATAGGTATAATTTACCAAAGTTTTTTGACTTGTCatagaattttataattttagttatttctatattttatttgtttatatttaaatatgttttatttaaacaatgccTACTTTTAAGTTCTAATCAATAAACTGTGATTTATCGAGTCGGACGGGGCTTTACATTTGgtacaaaaacttttattaaattacaacaACGACtgcatacaaaataaatagtataaaaCCATCAAGGATAATTTATTGTGGTCAACACAGAGCTCCTTATATTTAATTGGATGAATTACCTACGtgccttttataaataaatgtatgtggTACCATcacactttttttattttctttcaaaaattaTACCCACATCTACtttcttacataaaaaaagtaaaataaataggtagctAAGTATATTACGTCCCGATCgtcattttttagggttccgtacctcgaaaggaaaaaacggaacccttataggatcactttgttgtccgtctgtctgtctgtctgtctgtctgtcaagaccctttatcttaagaacgcgtggacgtatcaagctgaaattcacatgaaatactcgggtctattgtccctttaggctgtgaaaatatcaagcttctaagccaagccaatcaaaagatacaaccgattatgtcgatattttcaacaaattctcgacactcgcaaaggaatcaaaacctacagggtacttcccgtaaactcagaatcttgaaatttggcatgaagcattgttatataatgcaaatataggaaaaattgcgaaaatctcattttttttgttatataatataaaaaaaatattttaataaaatgaaacttactaccttatttctcacgaacgaataaaggtaccaaattgaaatttataccaaatacctaggtctattgtccctttaagcaatgaaaaaaacaaacttctaagttaacgcgatcaaaagatacagcagttttaccgacaccttagacgaatttccgtcacacgctagggaatcaaaacctacaaggtacttcccgtgaactcagaatcttaaaattcggcacgaagcaacgttatatagtacagataaaggaaaaattgcgaaaatgataaatttgaagttacataaaatattaaaatattatttttgcttacatgacataaaatatttttttaataattataaacttactacctaccctttttcacatgaacgcgtagagatattaacgttttgaataaaaagtgaaattcatatcaaacacttcttaaatataatggcctctaaactgtgaaaaattttaaatcattcaatggtcattgggcaccttagtatgaaaaccatacccacggcggatacgaacgaaatatagcacagtataatgataaaggctctgatttactatggcattagtcgcatcaatgtgaaccatgggaatctagagaaaatcaggtgtaaacattaaatattttcctcatttcaatggggaatttaaacgaccaagtttgacggaattgagaaatcatttctttgtagtgaaagagtatactcgccgtttatttccattgtcatcaggtcaggatctgatgatggaaatcctgagaaatcgagggcaactatcagaaattgtaggcatgcataggattaaaacttgattctcagatgtatgtctggtgatactgtcaaacagtgaaggtttagagcttacctgatgatggagacgtgagaaagtcgagagaactcctcaacagtatgttttagttacgtcgtgtttgggcttatattattcgtattgacgagaacttttcacaaaagttataaaaataaaaattttttacaaaaaaaaacaacttctaaaacaacaagaaaactgtttatatgcatcggtctagatctcggtggttaaataaatatagatgcatcctctagacaccgacttctagaccgatgcacctaacatctttttaatttctttcttgcttttgttttcttgttgcttttttatatatttgaagttggatttgtttgtaaaatgctacaaaataaaataatgccgactttataaaacaaagaaagggacagaattacacttttgtcaaggctctagaaaccaggcggaaaaaaacctgaaactggggctctttaggtgattaatccctcaaaaataaaagatcccattcctgcaatggctgctttaacccaagttagtagtgaattctcatcacctaaaataaaataagctccaacacaaggttacgttataaattgtaaaggagttcccataactatatctgatcttagctgtcgatcccacaatggcagtcaaacctatctttgtggaaagtcttcgccaatacgaataaaataagcccaaacacgtggtagttgcaacataccgttcgggagttcccttgactctctgtagtctccataatcaaatcagctccaaaccttcagtttaccagtaccctcaaaaatacactcacatgtctggttatgactcgatgcgtgcctacaatattcaagagttgccctcgatttctctgggtttccagatcctcatcagatcctggtcatccggattggcaccttccttctttatgaaatgtctttaccaataaaaactagcattgcaacctgtacaatcctctgaaactgcttgtcttttatatttttcaaacgatcctggacattcgtctccatggaattttaataaaatatttatattcaaagaaacgtcataccattctccacgatttaaaacgactttgattcatgtccgccactttttacaaagcgggtcagatatgccccatgacctttaagacataattagttattttcaatcagatttctgaatgatgactataaaatgttgtatataaataacttcaataaaataacttttacaaggtactggcctactattttagttatattataaaataaaaaatattaactattttgactctcacgaaattaccataactatgattgttctaaactgaacggttggcgcgaaactcactttttatctatacagcatttgtacggaaccctcggtgcgcgagtccgactcgcacttggccggtttatttttaccATTGTGAAAACTATAGGCGTAGGTCAATGACCTAACAACTTTTTCGTGTAGCTTCAAAAACGTTTTCTCTCTTCCGTCTACATTGAAgatcttcaaataaaatttacttAGGAACAcctaattattatgtaatacaGTAGTATAAATCACTTCaacctacttaatatttattcagtGTCGACACTATATCCATGTGCGAGAAGAATGATAATTTAGCAAAGCGCTTTATTCAATCAATCATTCAATACACTTAGCAGAAAGCTGTTGGTATcgtacaaaaattataaagctgaagagtttgtttctttgcttgaacgcgcttatctcaggaactactgatcatatttgaacaaaaataatttcagtgttagatagcccattggTCCTTATGGTTCAGATATTACCTAATGAGAAATTGGATGGGAAAACTTTCTTAAAACCCTctctaagtacctacctaggtagATATCCATGAAGGTTTATttaaacactagcttctgcccgcgacttcgtacgcggatcctgtcccttatgccagcgactacggggtcagcaaaatcaaagatctgaattgtctgatattgaattttaagggcccgttaccttgaaaacaacggaatacgcataaccattagaaacgttccatatatttaatttttgtactttaacgccaaaagcacagcagactaaacaaaacgctgagaactgaaccgcaatagacgtgaccatagggataaaagtagtgattctaattagtccgca includes the following:
- the LOC124629763 gene encoding muscle-specific protein 20-like; the encoded protein is MPGRPIWQCAGKREPEKEQEAQQWIEAVIGERFPNMPYELALRDGIILCKLMNRLQPGIITKVNVSGGDYKYMDNINQFQKACVKYGVPDVDLFQTTDLWDQKNIALVTQTIFALGRTAYKHPEWRGPYLGPRPAEENRRDFSEDVLRAGNAVIGLQAGTNKLANQSGQNFGASRKIILGK